The genome window GACTGCTCGCACACTGATCCCTCCCGCGCAAGGAATTCCAGGTTTCCCTCGGGATTCCTCTGAGCCCGCCTTCACCTATCCGGGCGATTTTTCGCGCGATCATCAACGGCCGACCGGCACTCTCCTGACGACGAACCCGGACTGCCCTCTGGACACTTCCACCGTGTCCACGGCCACGAGACGCCAACGTGGAGCGGCCCCTTCATCCGGACGTGCCACGGCCTCGAAATGAAGTAACGCAAGAGTGTAGGGCGGTTCGGAAGCCGCCGAGAGACCCCGCAGGCCAGCCGCCCCTGTGGTGCCAGCGTTGATCATAACCGATCCATTCTGCTCTTTCACGGAGACCTTGTGGTCATGGCCGCACAAGATCACAGGGGCCGCGCCGACCGCACCCCCGGCACTGGCTTCGTTATGGACTGCCACGATGTCCACAGGTTCGCGAGACCGTGTGACCGCCTCTACTATGGAGTCTGAGATTTCCTTCAATTCAGCGCGCGTAGGAAGCACGCTATTCGCCGTGTGCGACGCTGGATCGGGAAAGCCCAGTATGGTGAGGCCCCGAAACGAGACGGGGCTCCCTTCGAGCACTGTGACATTGGGGATCTTGCGGATCCGGTCTACCACTGACGGTGAATCGTGGTTGCCGGGAACAAAGAAATACGGGACACCGAGTCCGCGAATCCTGTCCGCCAGGTTGCCCTCGAGTACGGTGCCCAAGTCAGTCAGGTCTCCGGTGTCGATTACTGCAGATACCCCGAATTCGGCAGCGAGCCTGGCTGCGAAGTCGTGGCCCGCTGGGTTGTTGTGAATGTCGGATACGTGGAGCACTCTGAGATGCGAATCGTCCGCAAGCGGGCCCAGGGCATGGACTGGCCGGTACACTGACGACAAGTTCTCGGTGAGCCTCTGCAGACCCAGGCTGAGTTGCTCGACGTGGTTCGCCCCTTCGTCTATGGATCCGAGCATCCACGGGGCGGCCTCGATCACCCCGAAGTACCTTGGGTTGGAGGAGAACGCGCCCACGTCGTAAGTGGCGGCCGCTAGGCCCAAGCCCGCGGCTACGGGGATCACCCCGATCCAGCAGGCCAGCGCGAGCCACTTCGGGCTCCTCAGGCCAAAGATCAGCCCAGCAAGAAGCCCTCCTGCCATTCCAAGGACCAGAAGTGCCGCGGCGAACCGCGGGAACACATCGCGGACAGCGCCCTTAAGCCCGTCCGCCAGAGAGGCCACGCCACGGGAGGATGCCACCATGCCTGGCACAGTGTCGAGATCTATATTGCGGAGACTCACTGTGAGGCTGAGAGGGCCGCGGTGGGTATCGGCATCGATTCGGCCGATTGGCGGCACCACGACTCTGGTGACGCCGGGCCCCGGCCCGGCGAACGACGCTCGGATGTCGAGTTCAAGAGCCTGATATCTGAACCTGACATGGCCGTGGAGGCTCGCCAGGAGAATCGACAGACCTACACATGCGATTACGAAGACAATGATCGAGCACTTGCCGGACAACTGGATGCCTCCTCCAGGTACCACCTGAGCAAGTCCAGAGCGAACTGCGCCGTCCGGTTCTTGATCGTCTCCCGTTCTCCCCCGAAGCGCGCCCTGGCGGTGATGACGCCGCTTCTGTGGACAAGCGCGAAGTATACGAGCCCGACCGGTTTCTCCTCCGTCCCACCTCCAGGGCCCGCTATGCCAGTGACCGCAAGCCCGAGATCAGCACCGCTCACACGTCTTGCGCCACGTGCCATTTCCGTGGCGGTCTTCCGGCTCACTGCGCCGTCTTCGGCCAGGGTTGAGGGATCGACGTCCAGTTCCTGTACTTTCGACTCGTTGCTGTACGTAACGATCCCGCGATCGAAGTAACGGGAGCTCCCAGGCACGTTCGTCAATCGGTGAGATATTAGGCCGCCGGTGCACGATTCCGCGCACGCGAGAGTCAGGCCAGATGCGGTAAGCAGCTGGCCCACGACTCCTTCCAGAGTCTGGTCGTCAATTCCGTACACCAGCCTACCCAGCCTCGATCTGATCTCCGCCTCCGTCGCGGCGACCATATCGTCGGCCAGGCGGGCACTCGCGGCACGCGCAGTGACCCTGACCTGGCACTCGCCCTCGCCTGCGTAGGTGGCGACTGTGGGGTTGTCGCGGCCGTGGGCAAGGTCCAGAATCAGACTCTCCAGCCGAGATTCACCTATCCCCGCAGTCTTGATGACACGCGAGCGGATCACCTCTAGGCCGCCAGTCTGCACGGCGCAATACTCACGTAGGTACGGTATCACGTGGTTCTCCATCATCCAGCGCATCTCCCGCGGCACACCGGGTAGACAGATCACCCGCTTGTCACCTGGTTCGAAAATCAGGCCCGGGGCCGTGCCCACTTGGTTACGTATAACGGTCCCGGTTCGGGGCACCATCGCCTGCCTGTGGTTGGAGTCCACCATCGGCAGGCCGCGCAACATGAACACCCGGGTGATATCCGCGAGGACCTCAGAGCTCTCCACCAGCGGAACCCCGAGAACGTCTGCGACCACTTCCCGGGTGACATCATCCTCGGTCGGCCCAAGCCCGCCAGTGACGACCAGGATATCCGCCCGCCCGAGGGCTTCTCGCACAACCGCCGCGAGCCTGCCGGGGTTGTCTCCCACCACGGTCTTGCGATAGACCGAGATGCCCAATCCCGGCAAGGCTCGGGCGATGTACACGGCGTTGGTGTCTACTATCTGCCCCAGCAGAAGCTCCGTCCCGACGGATATGATCTCAGCGTTCAACACTCAAGACCTCCCGCAACCTTGCAAGGCCTACGAGACTGCAGCCAGGCGGGCACGGAACACGTCACCGTCCATCCTCTCCGACTCGATAAGGGCGTCGGCAGTCTCCTTGACGAAATCGGTCTTGCTTCTCAGGATCGACTTGACCCTCTGTTCTTCCTCGCTGATTATCCGCACCACGGCGTCGTGGTACTTGTCTCTTGGGATGTCCGGCTCACTGATTACGCCCAGTTCTGACAGCCCCGCGTTTACAATCTTCCTGGCGATCTCCACGGCCTGATCCAGGTCGTGCATGGCGCCAGTACTTCGCTCCCCCAGGGCCAATTCCTCTGCCACCGCCCCGGCAAGGCACACTGCTATGCGCTCGCGGAGCTGGCCCGCGGTCTCCAGGTACGAGTCAGCCTCTGGAGACTGCCTGACGTATCCAAGGGCCTTCCCCCGGGAGGAAACCGTCACCGCAGCGACGGACCCTTTCCGAACGATTTCTCCCACAGTCGCATGGCCAAGCTCGTGGATGGCCACACGCCTCAGTTCTGAATCTTCAGGTTTCCGGTCGATTCGTTCCCCCATGATGACTTTCTCCATGGCCTCAGAGAAGTCACCCATGGTGATGGTGGCGCGCCCGTCCCGGAGTGCCATGATTGCAGCCTCGTTGGCAAGGCTCTCAAGATGCGCCCCTGAGAAGTGGAAGGTTTCTGCTGCAAGCCTGTCCAAGTCCACGTCCTCAGCCAGGGGTTTCCTCCTCGTGTGGATCTCGAGAATCCTTCGCCGGCCCTCCCGGTCGGGCAACTCCACTCCGACCACCCGGTCGAACCGGCCGGGTCTGAGAAGCGCCGCGTCCAACAAGTCTGACCGGTTGGTGGCGCCGATCACCAGCACGCGGGGGCCTTCCCCGGATCTGAGCCCGTCCATCTCCACAAGAAGCTGATTCAGGGTCTGGTCGTACTCCAGATGCCCCTGGTGCTTGCCCCTCACACCCCCAAGGACGTCGATCTCGTCCAGGAAGATCACGGCGTTCTTCTTGCCCTGCGCCGCCGCGCGCTTCTTTGCCGTTGAAAAGAGCTCGCGGATGCGCTTGGCGCCCACGCCCGCGTACATCTCGATAAACTCCGACCCGGAGGCCGAAATGAACACCGAGTCGGTGTAGGTGGCTGCCGCCTTTGCGAGCAGAGTCTTTCCTGTTCCAGGCGGCCCGCTCAGAAGTATGCCGCGGAGTGGCCGTATTCCAAGTTTGATCGCGCCGGATTCGTTCTTGATGAATTCGAGTGCTTCGACAAGCTCCCGCTTGGCGGTCTCCTGCCCGCCCACGTCGGCGAAACTCACCTTTGGTTGGCCCGGCTGGCGCCGGGTGCCCTCCATGATCTCGAACCGGCGCCCGGTTATGCGGCCAGACAGCATGAGTTCGAACGCCGCGACAAGCCCACCTATGAGGATCAAGGGGGTCGGGTCGTATCCCGCTGCCAGGCAGAAGACGAACCCGGCGACACCTGCGCCGATGGCGATGTCTCTCACCACACTCGCACACCTGCCCTTCCGGATGGAGCCTCCGCGACGGCGACACGCCCACGCGGAACGACCTCATACAGGGCATTGTGGCCATGTCTGAGCGTGACGTAGACATTGCACTCGTCCACGACTACCCGGACGTACGAGAGTTCGGCCGCTTCCGCAAGGGATTCCGCCTCCCGGGCCATATCCGCAAAGGAGCCGGTCGCGATTGCCTCGTGTATGGTGAAATGCATCCTGTGGAAGACGTCCGACAGTACTTCGTCCCTGGAGTCCACTATCCGGATCTCTATGTCATTGCCACCGGATATCTTGGTGAGTGCTCCCTGGACCTTCTTCATGGTCTCCCTGAGGTCGTCGACCTCACCGAGTTCGAGGTTGAGGACCCGTCCGTAGGAAGTCTGCTCGATAGAATACGACCGGACCTCCTGCATCGGGCGGAGAGTCCGCTCGAGAGGAACTGATATGGACGTCCTCGTAACAACCTCGCGGCCGGCGAAGAGGAGCGCAAGCGCCACCCCGAAGCTCACGAGTATTACTTTTGCATCCATGCCGAACACTTTCAAGGGCTTCCCCTCCAATCGGATCAATGTGCCCTTAAGGTGCATGGATCATTATATCACACGCCTCTTGCCAGCGCGAAGGGATGACCTGGAAGGAGGTCCTGTGGATAGATGAAGGCTTGCGGGGGTCTTGATACAGCGGTCTTGGCGGAACAGCGCCCCGAAGCCGTCGCGGTCACCGTGTGGACCGCGCAGCCGGACGGCCCCTCTCATTTCGAACGAGGGGCCGGGAGTCCGGTTTGCCTGGCTCACAGTGAAGGCTAACTGGGCAGCATACGGCTGCCTTGCGAGTCTCCAGGCCCACCGCTTGCAGGCCGGGCAATCAGGCCAAGGTAGGCCACGACTGTCAAAGCGTCTTTGTAACTCAGACTCTCAACCACCCTGGCAAATTCGCGGGTTACCGCCTCACGGTACTTGACGGGTCGTCCGGCAGATCTGGGGCCGCAATCGAATCCTTCATTTTGGGGTCCCCCTCGAACGATCCAGACGTAGTCCAGCAGGAGCATGAGGACATCCTCGAGCATGTACCCGATCTCCCTGAGCTCGTCCCCAAGATCCGTCATCTCCAATCCCCCTTAGGAGCCGACTGGAATCATTCCGATGCCTCGGGTATTCCCACGGCGCCCGAAGCACACGCAGGAGGTGGGCCATGCCCTGGCCACGCCTCACTGCGACCGGTACTTACGAACGAGCACCACTCCCCAACGTTGATCCACCTGTCGCGGACTCTGGAGCGAACTAGGTAGTAGTAGGCATTCCCCCTGAACCATCAGATGTCCTGCTGAGACATATCGACAAATGACACGGGCATTCGAACGCCCCTGAACCCTACGCCTAGTCCCTGCATCACCGGTGTAGAGTAGGGGCCCGAACGCCTCAACAAGCTGGCTGTCGCGAGAATGGGTGGCCGCGGTCACCCGCACTAACTTCGACAACCTGAACCGGCAGTTCTTCTCTCTCCTGAGTCCCAGGGGCAAGGGGCGCTTGGTCGCCTGCGTGAACCGAGGCTATGAGGTGTATGGGTTCGGCCCAGATGGTGAGCCCCGGAGATTGCACGTCCGCATGTTCACGCACCGCGAGTTCGGCCTCACAGACAAGGCGGATTTGGTGGACTACTTGATGAAGCAGGTCGCGCGCCGGAGTGGCATACATCCGGAAGATGTGATGTTCATAGGGGACGAGTTCGGCCCGGTGAGTTTGAGGGCAGCGATTCCCGGACGATGACCTCTTCGGCAAAGGGCGCGATCTACGTCAGTGTCGGCAAGGAGCCAAACGGGGTGCCCCAGGGTGTGTGTCACCTGGGCGGAGGCACTGAGGCGTTCGCCAATATACTTGAAGTGCAGATGAGAGCCTGGAGAGCGGAGGCCGCCCGAGACGCCATGGCAGTCACGCCCACAGGCGGCAATTGGGCGGTGACTGACACCCTCTGCTCCTCGCGGAACGCGGCATCGTATGAGACCATCTTCACTGCTGCAAACGGCTATCCGGGAACCCGAGGCGCCCACGAAGATGGCCTCTTCATTGGGAAGCCCGCTACTCTCATCGCAGGAGTGTTCGACCAGGCCCCGGGCGAAGCCACAGAGCCTGTGGTCGCGCCGGACTGGCTCGCCAT of Bacillota bacterium contains these proteins:
- a CDS encoding metallophosphoesterase, which translates into the protein MSGKCSIIVFVIACVGLSILLASLHGHVRFRYQALELDIRASFAGPGPGVTRVVVPPIGRIDADTHRGPLSLTVSLRNIDLDTVPGMVASSRGVASLADGLKGAVRDVFPRFAAALLVLGMAGGLLAGLIFGLRSPKWLALACWIGVIPVAAGLGLAAATYDVGAFSSNPRYFGVIEAAPWMLGSIDEGANHVEQLSLGLQRLTENLSSVYRPVHALGPLADDSHLRVLHVSDIHNNPAGHDFAARLAAEFGVSAVIDTGDLTDLGTVLEGNLADRIRGLGVPYFFVPGNHDSPSVVDRIRKIPNVTVLEGSPVSFRGLTILGFPDPASHTANSVLPTRAELKEISDSIVEAVTRSREPVDIVAVHNEASAGGAVGAAPVILCGHDHKVSVKEQNGSVMINAGTTGAAGLRGLSAASEPPYTLALLHFEAVARPDEGAAPRWRLVAVDTVEVSRGQSGFVVRRVPVGR
- a CDS encoding competence/damage-inducible protein A, with translation MLNAEIISVGTELLLGQIVDTNAVYIARALPGLGISVYRKTVVGDNPGRLAAVVREALGRADILVVTGGLGPTEDDVTREVVADVLGVPLVESSEVLADITRVFMLRGLPMVDSNHRQAMVPRTGTVIRNQVGTAPGLIFEPGDKRVICLPGVPREMRWMMENHVIPYLREYCAVQTGGLEVIRSRVIKTAGIGESRLESLILDLAHGRDNPTVATYAGEGECQVRVTARAASARLADDMVAATEAEIRSRLGRLVYGIDDQTLEGVVGQLLTASGLTLACAESCTGGLISHRLTNVPGSSRYFDRGIVTYSNESKVQELDVDPSTLAEDGAVSRKTATEMARGARRVSGADLGLAVTGIAGPGGGTEEKPVGLVYFALVHRSGVITARARFGGERETIKNRTAQFALDLLRWYLEEASSCPASARSLSS
- a CDS encoding AAA family ATPase, translating into MVRDIAIGAGVAGFVFCLAAGYDPTPLILIGGLVAAFELMLSGRITGRRFEIMEGTRRQPGQPKVSFADVGGQETAKRELVEALEFIKNESGAIKLGIRPLRGILLSGPPGTGKTLLAKAAATYTDSVFISASGSEFIEMYAGVGAKRIRELFSTAKKRAAAQGKKNAVIFLDEIDVLGGVRGKHQGHLEYDQTLNQLLVEMDGLRSGEGPRVLVIGATNRSDLLDAALLRPGRFDRVVGVELPDREGRRRILEIHTRRKPLAEDVDLDRLAAETFHFSGAHLESLANEAAIMALRDGRATITMGDFSEAMEKVIMGERIDRKPEDSELRRVAIHELGHATVGEIVRKGSVAAVTVSSRGKALGYVRQSPEADSYLETAGQLRERIAVCLAGAVAEELALGERSTGAMHDLDQAVEIARKIVNAGLSELGVISEPDIPRDKYHDAVVRIISEEEQRVKSILRSKTDFVKETADALIESERMDGDVFRARLAAVS